One genomic segment of Manis pentadactyla isolate mManPen7 chromosome 1, mManPen7.hap1, whole genome shotgun sequence includes these proteins:
- the SLITRK3 gene encoding SLIT and NTRK-like protein 3: MTKPSVSEMLHRGRMLWIILLSTIALGWTTPIPLIEDSEEIDEPCFDPCYCEVKESLFHIHCDSKGFTNISQITEFWSRPFKLYLQRNSMRKLYTNSFLHLNNAVSINLGNNALQDIQTGAFNGLKILKRLYLHENKLDVFRNDTFLGLESLEYLQADYNVIKRIESGAFRNLSKLRVLILNDNLIPMLPTNLFKAVSLTHLDLRGNRLKVLLYRGMLDHIGRSLMELQLEENPWNCTCEIVQLKSWLERIPYTALVGDITCETPFHFHGKDLREIRKTELCPLLSDSEVEASLGIPHLSSSKENAWPTKPSSMLSSVHFTASSVEYKSSNKQPKPTKQPRTPRPPSTSQALYPGPNQPPIAPYQTRPPIPIICPTGCTCNLHINDLGLTVNCKERGFNNISELLPRPLNAKKLYLSSNLIQKIYRSDFWNFSSLDLLHLGNNRISYVQDGAFINLPNLKSLFLNGNDIERLTPGMFRGLQSLHYLYFEFNVIREIQPAAFSLMPNLKLLFLNNNLLRTLPTDAFAGTSLARLNLRKNYFLYLPVAGVLEHLNAIVQIDLNENPWDCTCDLVPFKQWIETISSVSVVGDVLCRSPENLTHRDVRTIELEVLCPEMLHIVPARASPGQPGDSLLAGKPTSASPYEFSPSGGPVPLSVLILSLLVLFFSAVFVAAGLFAYVLRRRRKKLPFRSKRQEVVDLTGIQMQCHRLFEDGGGGGGGSGGGGRPTLSSPEKAPPVGHVYEYIPHPVTQMCNNPIYKPREEEEVVSSVQEAGSAERGGPGTQPPGMGEVLLGSEQFAETSKENHSNYRTLLEKEKEWALAVSSSQLNTIVTVNHHHPHPHHPAVGGVSGVVAGTGGDLAGFRHHEKNGGVVLFPPGGGCGGGTMLQDRERPQPASCTVGFMDCLYGTVPKLKELHVHPPGMQYPDLQQDARLKETLLFSAGKGFTDHQTQKSDYLELRAKLQTKPDYLEVLEKTTYRF, translated from the coding sequence ATGACAAAACCTTCCGTATCTGAGATGCTTCACAGAGGGAGGATGTTGTGGATAATTCTTCTAAGCACAATTGCTCTAGGATGGACTACCCCGATTCCCCTGATAGAGGACTCAGAGGAAATAGATGAGCCCTGCTTTGATCCATGCTACTGTGAAGTTAAAGAAAGCCTCTTTCATATACATTGTGACAGTAAAGGATTTACAAATATTAGTCAGATTACAGAGTTCTGGTCAAGACCTTTCAAATTGTATCTGCAGAGGAATTCAATGAGGAAATTGTACACCAACAGTTTTCTTCATTTGAATAATGCTGTGTCCATTAACCTTGGAAACAATGCATTGCAAGACATTCAAACAGGAGCTTTCAATGGTCTTAAGATTTTAAAGAGGCTGTATCTACATGAGAACAAACTAGATGTCTTCAGAAATGACACCTTCCTTGGCTTGGAAAGTCTGGAATATCTGCAGGCAGATTACAATGTTATTAAACGTATCGAGAGTGGGGCATTTCGGAACCTAAGTAAATTGAGGGTTctgattttaaatgataatctcatccCTATGCTTCCAACTAATTTATTTAAGGCTGTCTCCTTAACCCATTTGGACCTCCGGGGAAACAGGTTAAAGGTTCTTCTTTACCGAGGAATGCTAGACCACATTGGCAGAAGCCTGATGGAGCTCCAGCTGGAAGAAAATCCCTGGAACTGCACGTGTGAGATTGTGCAACTGAAGAGTTGGCTGGAACGCATTCCTTACACTGCCCTGGTGGGAGACATCACCTGTGAGACCCCTTTCCATTTCCATGGAAAGGACCTACGAGAAATTAGGAAGACAGAACTCTGTCCCTTGTTGTCTGACTCTGAGGTAGAAGCTAGTTTGGGGATCCCCCACTTGTCATCAAGCAAGGAGAATGCTTGGCCAACTAAGCCTTCCTCCATGTTGTCCTCTGTCCACTTCACTGCTTCTTCTGTTGAATACAAGTCATCAAATAAACAGCCTAAACCCACCAAGCAGCCCCGAACACCAAGGCCACCCTCCACATCTCAAGCTTTATACCCTGGTCCAAACCAACCTCCCATTGCTCCTTACCAGACCAGACCACCCATTCCCATTATATGCCCTACTGGGTGTACCTGTAATTTGCACATCAATGACCTTGGCTTGACTGTCAACTGCAAAGagcgaggatttaataacatttcTGAACTTCTTCCAAGGCCACTGAATGCCAAGAAATTGTACCTGAGTAGCAATCTGATTCAGAAAATATACCGTTCTGACTTTTGGAATTTCTCTTCCTTGGATCTTTTGCATCTGGGAAACAATCGTATTTCTTATGTCCAGGATGGGGCCTTCATCAACCTGCCCAACCTAAAGAGCCTCTTTCTAAATGGCAATGATATTGAGAGGCTGACACCAGGCATGTTCCGAGGTCTGCAGAGTTTGCACTACTTGTACTTCGAGTTCAATGTCATCCGGGAAATCCAGCCTGCAGCCTTCAGCCTCATGCCCAACTTGAAGCTGCTATTCCTCAACAACAACTTGCTGAGGACCCTGCCAACAGATGCCTTTGCAGGCACATCCCTGGCCCGGCTCAACTTGAGGAAGAACTACTTCCTCTACCTTCCTGTGGCTGGTGTCCTAGAACACTTGAATGCCATTGTCCAGATAGACCTCAATGAGAATCCTTGGGACTGTACCTGTGACCTGGTCCCCTTCAAACAGTGGATTGAAACCATCAGTTCAGTCAGTGTGGTGGGTGATGTGCTTTGCAGAAGCCCTGAGAACCTCACCCACCGTGATGTGCGCACTATTGAGCTGGAAGTTCTCTGCCCAGAGATGCTGCACATTGTGCCAGCTAGAGCATCCCCAGGTCAACCCGGAGATTCTCTCCTTGCCGGGAAGCCAACAAGTGCATCACCTTATGAGTTCTCTCCTTCTGGGGGCCCCGTGCCACTTTCTGTGTTGATTCTCAGCCTGCTGGTTCTGTTTTTCTCAGCAGTCTTTGTTGCCGCAGGCCTCTTTGCCTATGTGCTCCGACGGCGCAGGAAGAAGCTGCCCTTTAGAAGTAAGCGGCAGGAAGTTGTGGACCTTACTGGTATCCAGATGCAATGCCACCGGCTATTTGAGGATGGTGGAGGTGGTGGAGGTGGAAGTGGAGGTGGGGGTCGACCAACTCTTTCCTCCCCGGAGAAGGCCCCTCCTGTGGGTCATGTATATGAGTACATCCCACACCCAGTTACCCAGATGTGCAACAATCCGATCTACAAGCCTCGTGAGGAGGAGGAGGTTGTTTCCTCCGTCCAAGAGGCCGGGAGTGCAGAACGTGGGGGTCCTGGGACACAACCACCAGGTATGGGTGAGGTTCTGCTAGGAAGCGAGCAGTTTGCTGAGACATCCAAGGAGAACCACAGCAACTACCGGACCTtgctggaaaaggaaaaggagtggGCGCTGGCAGTGTCCAGCTCCCAGCTCAACACCATAGTGACAGTGAATCATcaccaccctcaccctcaccaccCAGCAGTTGGTGGGGTTTCAGGGGTAGTTGCGGGAACTGGGGGAGACTTGGCTGGGTTCCGCCACCATGAGAAGAATGGTGGGGTGGTGCTGTTTCCTCCTGGGGGGGGCTGTGGTGGCGGCACTATGCTGCAAGACCGCGAGAGACCACAGCCAGCCTCCTGCACAGTGGGATTCATGGACTGTCTCTACGGCACAGTGCCCAAATTAAAGGAACTGCACGTCCACCCTCCTGGCATGCAATACCCAGACTTACAGCAGGATGCCAGGCTCAAAGAAACCCTTCTCTTCTCAGCTGGAAAGGGCTTCACAGACCACCAAACCCAAAAAAGTGATTACCTCGAGTTAAGGGCCAAACTTCAAACCAAGCCGGATTACCTCGAAGTCCTGGAGAAGACAACATATAGgttctaa